The genomic stretch GCTCCAGTTAAACCCGGATAACGAACGCATCGCTCTTACCCTTGGCGCGCTAAATCTGCAACAAGGCAGGCTTCAAGAGGGCCTGGATCTGCTTTCTCAGAATATTGATCCGGAAACGTCTCCCACCCGCTTCATTCGGCTTACAACAATGGCTCGAATCGACAAGGGTGAGCGCCGGGAAGCCTATGCAACGCTGGCTCGAGCAATTGAGGCCCGCCCCGACGACACGGAGCTGCTGGCTATGCATGGCATGGTGGCGCTGAGTCTCGAAGACACGAAGTCCGAGGGCGTTGCCAGTCTGAGCCGGGCCCTAAGCCTCAATCCCGAGAACGTTCGTCTTCGACTGGCCCTAGCCAACTATTACGAAGGCCAAGGGATGCCCGAGCAAGCTCTGGGACAACTTCGGATTGCCTTTGCAAACAAACCGGACGACTGGCCCACCACAGCGGCCTACGTGCGTTTACTTATCCGAGAGGGCCAAACCGGGGAGCTTAGAGAGTTGCAACAGTCTCTGGAGAACGGCTACCCCGAGAACCGCTCTGCGCAGCTTCTTGCAGCGATTTCATTAGCAGGAACTGGTGATACCGAAGAGGCAATCAAGAAGTTGGAAGGCCTCCGTGACACCAACCCTGAGAGCATTGAAGTAAACATCACGCTAGCCCAGCTATACCAGGAGGCGGGTCAACCAGCCAAAGCCGTCAACAGCTTTGTCGCAGCTGCCAAACAAACCGAGCCAAAACTACCGTTGTTGTTCAGGGCTGCCCGGCTTCATGCCGCCAACCATCAGAACGAGTCCGCCGTTGAAGACTGGACCAAGTCTGTCAGTCAGGCTGAACCCGAATTGGCAGATGCTCTGGCCGCAACAGAGATTCTTTGGCTGATATCCGAAGATGAACTGGAGACAGCCCGTTCCCGGCTAGCAGAAGTCGGCAAGGGAATAGAGTCAGCGTCTCTCAAGACCGCTGAAGCCAACCTGCTTGCTGCCGAAGCACAGAAACTAACACTCTCAGAACAATGGGATGATGCGGTCAACAAGGCTCAGCAGGCTTTTGCACTGAACCCTGAAAATCAGGGGTTTGCTCTGTTACCAGCACGAATCCGCACCCAACAGGGTAATATCGAGGCAGCTGAGTCTGCGGTATTGGAAGTCGAGCAGGTTTTCGGAGCAACGGCCCCGGTGACCACTGCACGCGCCGCCATCCTACAGGCTGATAATCGCGCTGAAGAAGCTTTTCAGACCCTCTATAAATTTTGGAGTGAGAGCGGTGATCCTGCCGTCCTTCCCGCGCTCGTTCAGCTGTCCAACCAGGTCGCGCAAGAGAAGACCGACGAACTTACAGCAAAATGGGTTGATCTCGTCCCTGATAGCGTTCCGGCCAACCTTTCCCGCGGGAATCAATTGATGACCGAAGGCAACATCATGGCGGCCGCAAATCACTATCAAAAGGTTTTACAGCGGGATCCGCTCCACACAACGGCTTTGAACAATCTTGCCTGGGCATTAAGGGATACAGACACCCCTCGTGCACTTGAATTCGCAGCTCGCGCTGCCGAGATTGAGCCTGAGAACCCGGCGATTCTCGATACCTATGGCTGGATTCTTCATCTCGATGGCCAACACCGTGCAGCAATGGATCAACTACAACGAGCGCTCGCAATGGCCCCGGATAACGAAGAATTCAAAAAGCACCTCGACGAGATTCGCAGGGCATTATAGCCTTAACTGTCTATGTCGTATCGATAAGAAACCAGACTCGAAAGCGTGTCTGGTTTTTTTACATCTCATGCATAGCCGCTTTACACAACCAATCTGACGGCTTCTTCACTCAACTGTTTTATATATGTTTTTCCGTTCTGGCACGGATGTTGTTTAACAGACGACGTGGGGACATTTCCCCGCCGCCAAACCTCTCGCGAGAGGGGGACGGAAAGCCACGGATCTCTCTGAGATAGCCGGGTTGCACGGAACGCACTACACCTTGACGGAGTATCAGTACAATGAAATTGGCCAGAACGACTTTAGCTGTAGCGTGTCTGAGCGCCATGTCTGCTCAAGCAGCATTCATTAACAACGGTTCTGAGGCGAATCTCAGTGAGATTATCAACGACAATCTCATTGTCTCGGGAAGCAGCGTTAATGTGCTCGGCGATACCAAAAACAATGATGTAAGCACCGAACCATTTTTTACCTCTTCCCCGGACGGAAGCAACAGCACAGCAACCTTTCTGATTGAAATCACGTCTATGCTGTCCAAACAGTCTTTCGGCATCTACAACGGCGACGACTACGTCGAGTTGTTTAACGGTGCGGACGAAGGCAGCTTTACAACCAGTGGCGGCTTTAACGGGCCCGTAACTGACAACGCCAACCGCGCCCAAGTCAGTTTCGACATCTCGGGTGGTAGCTACAGCGTTTACGTCAACAATCAGAAAAAGGGTACCTTTGCCAGCGAGGAATTCGGTTTCTACCTGGGTCGCGGTGGCGCCCCGGTAATCTATTCCGATGCCGAACGTAATGGTGGCGTTGAGCGATTTGTTGCAATTCAGGGCAAGGGGCAGCGGATCAATCTAGGCAGCGAAATAACCTACGGCTGCAGTGAAGATACTCCTGAGAAATGCGTACTTTGGGAAAGTGATGACTACATCCTTGGTTTCGAGGACGGATCAGACATGGACTACAACGACATGCTGGTCTACGTGGAGGACATCGTCCCGGTTCCAGAACCCGGAACGCTTGCGCTTCTTGGGATCGGCCTTTTCGGCCTCGGTGTCGTTCGGCGCCGCAAAGCCTAAGGCCCGCTAGCGTTATCCAGAAACCCCACCGTGCACGCGGTGGGGTTTTTGCTGGCCAGACCTAATGACGAGAAAAGAATAAGGCGATACTCT from Marinobacter adhaerens HP15 encodes the following:
- a CDS encoding tetratricopeptide repeat protein; the encoded protein is MNNVTTLPMFKRHRHHGRVITFCKGLYIGTSLVAALVLAGCGGGSTEPEGLTHINRSETYAEQGQYRSAMLEIKNAIQQEPENLDYILRLSDLYLRVGAYPEVETLLGPRLDQQPGEIALPLAESYIGQGKHLSARETLALADLETPEEKGRGAVVQGGALRLAGDYQAAIEQFEKALAEGWQVEKATAGILKTYLHLNNPQKAVSEADSYLAEYPESSEVLMLKGRALYTLNRLEPAVEALTAAVGALPNSDFFLPVRRQTLTLLSRVLTEQGRVTEAQVYNRVLAENTDSDLENQAKSAISAIKEGRFDEASETLQDLLQLNPDNERIALTLGALNLQQGRLQEGLDLLSQNIDPETSPTRFIRLTTMARIDKGERREAYATLARAIEARPDDTELLAMHGMVALSLEDTKSEGVASLSRALSLNPENVRLRLALANYYEGQGMPEQALGQLRIAFANKPDDWPTTAAYVRLLIREGQTGELRELQQSLENGYPENRSAQLLAAISLAGTGDTEEAIKKLEGLRDTNPESIEVNITLAQLYQEAGQPAKAVNSFVAAAKQTEPKLPLLFRAARLHAANHQNESAVEDWTKSVSQAEPELADALAATEILWLISEDELETARSRLAEVGKGIESASLKTAEANLLAAEAQKLTLSEQWDDAVNKAQQAFALNPENQGFALLPARIRTQQGNIEAAESAVLEVEQVFGATAPVTTARAAILQADNRAEEAFQTLYKFWSESGDPAVLPALVQLSNQVAQEKTDELTAKWVDLVPDSVPANLSRGNQLMTEGNIMAAANHYQKVLQRDPLHTTALNNLAWALRDTDTPRALEFAARAAEIEPENPAILDTYGWILHLDGQHRAAMDQLQRALAMAPDNEEFKKHLDEIRRAL
- a CDS encoding PEP-CTERM sorting domain-containing protein, which produces MKLARTTLAVACLSAMSAQAAFINNGSEANLSEIINDNLIVSGSSVNVLGDTKNNDVSTEPFFTSSPDGSNSTATFLIEITSMLSKQSFGIYNGDDYVELFNGADEGSFTTSGGFNGPVTDNANRAQVSFDISGGSYSVYVNNQKKGTFASEEFGFYLGRGGAPVIYSDAERNGGVERFVAIQGKGQRINLGSEITYGCSEDTPEKCVLWESDDYILGFEDGSDMDYNDMLVYVEDIVPVPEPGTLALLGIGLFGLGVVRRRKA